A stretch of Enterobacter cloacae complex sp. ECNIH7 DNA encodes these proteins:
- the zupT gene encoding zinc transporter ZupT — MSVPLILTILAGAATFIGALLGVLGQKPSNRVLAFSLGFAAGIMLLISLMEMLPAALGTEGMSPLLGYGMFIFGLLGYFALDRILPHAHPQDLMQKNVTPIPRNIKRTAVLLTLGISLHNFPEGVATYVTASSNLEMGFGIALAVALHNIPEGLAVAGPVYAATGSKRTAVFWAGISGMAEILGGVLAWLILGSLVSPVVMAAIMAAVAGIMVALSVDELMPLAKEIDPNNNPSYGVLCGMSVMGLSLVLLQSAGIG; from the coding sequence ATGTCAGTCCCCTTGATCCTGACCATACTGGCGGGCGCCGCGACCTTCATCGGTGCGCTCCTCGGCGTGCTCGGCCAAAAGCCCTCTAACCGCGTACTGGCCTTCTCACTGGGCTTTGCTGCCGGGATCATGCTGCTCATCTCCCTGATGGAGATGCTGCCTGCCGCGCTGGGCACAGAAGGCATGTCTCCGCTGCTTGGCTACGGCATGTTTATCTTTGGCCTGCTGGGATACTTTGCCCTCGATCGGATACTGCCGCACGCGCATCCGCAGGATTTAATGCAGAAAAACGTGACGCCTATACCGCGCAATATCAAGCGTACCGCCGTGCTGTTAACGCTTGGCATCAGCCTGCACAACTTCCCGGAAGGGGTCGCTACCTACGTGACGGCCAGCAGTAATCTGGAGATGGGCTTTGGCATCGCGCTGGCGGTCGCCTTACACAATATTCCTGAAGGACTGGCCGTCGCCGGACCCGTGTATGCCGCAACGGGATCGAAACGCACAGCGGTGTTCTGGGCGGGCATTTCCGGGATGGCCGAAATCCTCGGTGGCGTGCTGGCCTGGCTGATCCTTGGTAGCCTGGTCTCTCCGGTAGTAATGGCGGCGATCATGGCAGCGGTAGCCGGGATCATGGTTGCGCTTTCGGTGGATGAACTGATGCCGCTGGCGAAGGAGATCGATCCAAACAACAACCCCAGCTATGGCGTGCTGTGCGGAATGTCGGTGATGGGATTAAGTCTGGTTCTGCTGCAGAGCGCAGGAATCGGGTAA
- the ribB gene encoding 3,4-dihydroxy-2-butanone-4-phosphate synthase has protein sequence MNQTLLSSFGTSTQRVEHALDALREGRGVMVLDDENRENEGDMIFAAENMTVEQMALTIRHGSGIVCLCINEDRRKQLDLPMMVENNTSAFGTGFTVTIEAAHGVTTGVSAADRLTTVRAAIADGAKPSDLHRPGHVFPLRAQAGGVLTRGGHTEATIDLVTLAGFKPAGVLCELTNDDGTMARAPECITFARLHNMPVVTIEDLVEYRQAHERKAS, from the coding sequence ATGAATCAGACGCTACTTTCCTCTTTTGGCACTTCAACTCAACGTGTTGAACATGCACTGGATGCACTGCGCGAAGGCCGCGGTGTGATGGTGCTTGACGATGAAAACCGTGAAAACGAAGGCGACATGATTTTCGCCGCCGAAAACATGACCGTTGAACAGATGGCGCTGACCATCCGTCACGGCAGCGGCATCGTATGCCTGTGTATTAATGAAGATCGTCGTAAGCAACTCGATCTGCCGATGATGGTCGAAAACAACACCAGCGCCTTTGGTACCGGTTTTACCGTGACCATTGAAGCGGCGCATGGTGTGACCACCGGTGTGTCTGCGGCTGACCGTCTGACCACCGTACGTGCAGCGATTGCTGATGGTGCCAAACCATCCGATCTGCACCGTCCTGGCCACGTCTTCCCACTGCGTGCGCAGGCGGGCGGCGTGTTGACCCGCGGTGGTCACACCGAAGCGACGATCGACCTGGTGACGCTGGCTGGCTTCAAACCTGCTGGCGTGCTGTGCGAACTGACCAACGATGACGGCACCATGGCGCGCGCGCCGGAGTGCATCACCTTTGCCCGCCTGCACAACATGCCGGTGGTCACGATTGAAGATCTGGTTGAGTATCGCCAGGCGCACGAGCGCAAAGCCAGCTGA
- the ubiK gene encoding ubiquinone biosynthesis accessory factor UbiK, with the protein MIDPKKIEQIARQVHESMPKGIREFGDDVEKKIRQTLQAQLVRLDLVSREEFDVQTQVLLRTREKLALLEQRLTELENRNTPEEVKPAPAIPPVDDQE; encoded by the coding sequence ATGATTGACCCGAAAAAAATTGAGCAGATCGCGCGTCAGGTTCATGAATCTATGCCAAAAGGCATTCGTGAATTTGGTGATGACGTAGAAAAGAAAATCCGCCAGACGCTGCAGGCGCAGTTGGTTCGCCTTGATTTAGTCAGCCGCGAAGAGTTTGACGTGCAGACCCAGGTTCTGCTGCGCACCCGAGAGAAGCTGGCGCTGCTGGAACAGCGTCTGACCGAGCTGGAAAACCGTAATACGCCGGAAGAAGTGAAGCCGGCACCGGCTATTCCACCGGTGGATGACCAGGAGTAA
- the hldE gene encoding bifunctional D-glycero-beta-D-manno-heptose-7-phosphate kinase/D-glycero-beta-D-manno-heptose 1-phosphate adenylyltransferase HldE, with protein sequence MKVTLPEFERAGVMVVGDVMLDRYWYGPTSRISPEAPVPVVKVDTIEERPGGAANVAMNIASLGAQSRLVGLTGIDDAARALSKSLADVNVKCDFVSVPTHPTITKLRVLSRNQQLIRLDFEEGFEGVDPEPLHERINQALGNIGALVLSDYAKGALASVQTMIQLARKASVPVLIDPKGTDFERYRGATLLTPNLSEFEAVAGKCKTEEELVERGMKIIADFELSALLVTRSEQGMTLLQPGKAPLHMPTQAQEVYDVTGAGDTVIGVLAATLAAGNSLEEACYFANAAAGVVVGKLGTSTVSPIELENAVRGRADTGFGVMTEDELKVAVAAARKRGEKVVMTNGVFDILHAGHVSYLANARKLGDRLIVAVNSDASTKRLKGETRPVNPLEQRMIVLGALEAVDWVVSFEEDTPQRLIAGILPDLLVKGGDYKPEQIAGSEEVWANGGEVMVLNFEDGCSTTNIIKKIQKDSQ encoded by the coding sequence ATGAAAGTAACACTGCCAGAGTTTGAACGTGCTGGGGTAATGGTTGTTGGAGATGTGATGCTGGATCGCTACTGGTATGGGCCTACCAGCCGCATCTCTCCGGAAGCACCGGTACCGGTGGTTAAGGTCGACACCATTGAAGAGCGTCCCGGCGGCGCGGCAAACGTGGCGATGAACATTGCCTCTCTGGGCGCGCAGTCGCGTCTGGTGGGCCTGACCGGCATCGACGATGCGGCGCGTGCGCTGAGCAAGTCGCTGGCGGACGTGAACGTGAAGTGCGACTTCGTCTCTGTTCCGACCCACCCGACCATCACCAAGCTGCGCGTGCTGTCGCGCAACCAGCAGCTGATCCGCCTCGACTTTGAAGAAGGATTCGAAGGCGTTGATCCCGAGCCGCTGCACGAGCGTATCAACCAGGCGCTGGGCAATATCGGCGCGCTGGTGCTGTCCGACTACGCCAAAGGCGCGCTGGCGAGCGTGCAAACGATGATTCAGCTGGCGCGTAAAGCCAGCGTGCCGGTGCTGATCGACCCGAAAGGGACCGACTTTGAGCGCTATCGCGGCGCGACGCTGCTGACGCCAAACCTCTCCGAGTTTGAAGCGGTGGCGGGCAAGTGCAAAACCGAGGAAGAGCTGGTTGAGCGCGGCATGAAGATCATTGCCGATTTCGAGCTGTCCGCGCTGCTGGTCACCCGCTCCGAGCAGGGGATGACGCTGCTGCAGCCGGGCAAAGCGCCGCTGCATATGCCAACCCAGGCGCAGGAAGTGTACGACGTGACCGGTGCCGGTGATACGGTGATCGGCGTGCTGGCGGCGACGCTGGCAGCAGGAAACTCGCTGGAAGAGGCGTGCTACTTCGCTAACGCCGCGGCGGGCGTGGTCGTCGGTAAACTCGGTACCTCAACCGTTTCGCCAATCGAGCTGGAAAACGCGGTGCGCGGTCGTGCGGATACCGGTTTTGGCGTCATGACCGAAGACGAGCTGAAGGTGGCCGTCGCCGCCGCGCGCAAGCGTGGTGAAAAAGTGGTGATGACTAACGGCGTGTTCGACATTCTGCACGCGGGCCACGTTTCGTATCTGGCGAACGCGCGCAAGCTGGGCGATCGCCTGATTGTGGCGGTTAACAGCGATGCATCGACGAAGCGCCTGAAGGGGGAAACGCGTCCGGTGAACCCGCTCGAGCAGCGCATGATTGTACTCGGCGCGCTGGAAGCCGTGGACTGGGTGGTGTCGTTTGAAGAAGATACCCCGCAGCGCCTGATTGCCGGTATTCTGCCGGATCTGTTGGTCAAGGGCGGGGATTACAAGCCGGAGCAAATCGCGGGTAGCGAAGAGGTCTGGGCGAACGGCGGCGAGGTGATGGTGCTCAACTTTGAGGACGGGTGCTCAACCACCAACATCATCAAGAAGATCCAGAAGGACAGTCAGTAA
- the glnE gene encoding bifunctional [glutamate--ammonia ligase]-adenylyl-L-tyrosine phosphorylase/[glutamate--ammonia-ligase] adenylyltransferase — translation MPLSSPLQQQWQTVCERLPESLPASSLSEQAKSVLAFSDFVQESIAANPDWLAELENAPPQADEWRQYAGWLQTALEDVADEATLMRVLRQFRRRVMVRIAWAQALELVSEESTLQQLSELAQTLIVAARDWLYAACCKEWGTPCSEEGVPQPLLILGMGKLGGCELNFSSDIDLIFAWPENGSTRGGRRELDNAQFFTRLGQRLIKALDQPTQDGFVYRVDMRLRPFGDSGPLVLSFAALEDYYQEQGRDWERYAMVKARIMGDSDDAYANELRAMLRPFVFRRYIDFSVIQSLRNMKGMIAREVRRRGLKDNIKLGAGGIREIEFIVQVFQLIRGGREPSLQSRSLLPTLSAIEQLHLLPDGDAQTLREAYLFLRRLENLLQSINDEQTQTLPGDDLNRARLAWGMRVDDWAALTERLDAHMAGVRRIFNELIGDDESESPDDALSEHWRELWQDALQEDDTTPVLTHLTDDARHRVVALIADFRLELNKRAIGPRGRQVLDHLMPHLLSEVCSRADAPVPLSRMMPLLSGIITRTTYLELLSEFPGALKHLITLCAASPMVANKLARYPLLLDELLDPNTLYQPTATDAYRDELRQYLLRVPEEDEEQQLEALRQFKQAQMLRVAAADIAGTLPVMKVSDHLTWLAEAIIDAVVQQAWVQMVARYGQPKHLAEREGRGFAVVGYGKLGGWELGYSSDLDLIFLHDCPVDVMTDGEREIDGRQFYLRLAQRIMHLFSTRTSSGILYEVDARLRPSGAAGMLVTSTESFADYQKNEAWTWEHQALVRARVVYGDPQLKTQFDVIRKDVMTTVREGATLQTEVREMREKMRAHLGNKHRDRFDIKADEGGITDIEFITQYLVLLHAHDKPKLTRWSDNVRILELLAQNDIMDEQEAQALTRAYTTLRDELHHLALQEQPGHVALDCFAHERAQVTASWQKWLVEPCVTNQV, via the coding sequence ATGCCGCTTTCTTCACCGTTACAGCAGCAGTGGCAGACCGTTTGCGAACGTTTGCCTGAGTCATTACCGGCGTCATCGTTAAGCGAGCAGGCGAAGAGCGTGCTCGCCTTCAGTGATTTTGTGCAGGAAAGTATCGCCGCCAACCCGGACTGGCTGGCGGAGCTTGAGAACGCACCGCCGCAGGCGGACGAGTGGCGGCAGTATGCCGGCTGGCTGCAAACCGCGCTCGAAGACGTTGCGGATGAAGCGACGCTGATGCGCGTCCTGCGCCAGTTCCGCCGTCGGGTGATGGTGCGCATTGCCTGGGCTCAGGCGCTGGAGCTGGTGAGCGAAGAGAGCACGCTGCAGCAGCTAAGCGAGCTGGCGCAAACGCTGATTGTCGCCGCGCGCGACTGGCTCTACGCCGCCTGCTGTAAAGAGTGGGGCACGCCGTGCAGCGAGGAAGGGGTTCCTCAGCCGCTGCTGATTCTGGGGATGGGCAAGCTGGGCGGCTGCGAGCTGAACTTCTCCTCCGACATCGACCTGATTTTTGCCTGGCCCGAGAACGGCTCCACGCGCGGCGGCCGTCGCGAGCTCGACAACGCCCAGTTCTTTACCCGCCTCGGCCAGCGTCTGATTAAGGCGCTGGATCAGCCGACGCAGGACGGTTTTGTTTACCGCGTGGATATGCGCCTGCGCCCGTTTGGCGACAGCGGACCGCTGGTGCTGAGCTTTGCCGCGCTGGAGGATTACTACCAGGAGCAGGGGCGCGACTGGGAGCGCTATGCGATGGTTAAAGCGCGGATCATGGGCGACAGCGACGACGCTTACGCCAACGAGCTGCGCGCCATGCTGCGCCCGTTCGTATTCCGTCGCTATATCGACTTCAGCGTGATCCAGTCCCTGCGTAACATGAAAGGGATGATCGCCCGTGAGGTGCGCCGGCGCGGGCTGAAGGACAACATCAAGCTCGGCGCGGGCGGCATCCGCGAAATTGAATTTATCGTCCAGGTCTTCCAGCTTATTCGCGGCGGCCGTGAGCCGTCCCTGCAGTCCCGCTCGCTGCTGCCGACGCTGAGCGCCATCGAGCAGCTGCACCTGCTGCCGGACGGCGACGCGCAAACCCTGCGCGAGGCCTATCTTTTCCTGCGCCGTCTGGAAAACCTGCTGCAAAGCATCAATGACGAACAGACCCAGACCCTGCCGGGCGATGACCTTAACCGGGCGCGCCTGGCCTGGGGCATGCGCGTGGACGACTGGGCCGCGTTAACCGAACGATTGGATGCCCATATGGCAGGCGTGCGCCGCATCTTTAACGAGCTGATCGGTGATGACGAAAGTGAATCACCGGATGATGCCCTTTCCGAGCACTGGCGCGAGCTGTGGCAGGACGCGCTCCAGGAAGATGACACCACGCCGGTGCTGACGCACTTAACCGACGACGCGCGCCATCGCGTGGTGGCGCTGATCGCTGATTTCCGTCTTGAGCTGAACAAACGCGCCATCGGCCCGCGCGGCCGTCAGGTGCTGGATCATCTGATGCCGCACCTGCTGAGCGAGGTCTGCTCGCGGGCGGACGCGCCGGTGCCGCTGTCGCGCATGATGCCGCTGCTGAGCGGGATTATCACGCGTACCACCTATCTGGAGCTCCTGAGCGAGTTTCCGGGGGCGCTGAAACACCTGATTACGCTCTGCGCCGCGTCGCCGATGGTGGCCAACAAGCTGGCGCGTTACCCGCTGCTGCTGGATGAGCTGCTCGATCCGAACACGCTGTATCAGCCAACGGCGACGGATGCCTACCGGGACGAGCTGCGTCAGTATCTGCTGCGCGTGCCGGAAGAGGACGAAGAGCAACAGCTGGAGGCGCTGCGCCAGTTTAAGCAGGCGCAGATGCTGCGCGTGGCGGCGGCGGACATTGCCGGAACGCTGCCGGTGATGAAAGTGAGCGATCACTTAACCTGGCTCGCGGAGGCGATCATCGACGCGGTAGTGCAACAGGCGTGGGTGCAGATGGTGGCCCGCTACGGCCAGCCGAAACACCTGGCCGAACGTGAGGGACGAGGGTTTGCCGTGGTGGGTTACGGCAAGCTTGGCGGCTGGGAGCTGGGCTATAGCTCCGATCTGGATTTAATCTTCCTGCACGACTGCCCGGTTGACGTAATGACCGACGGCGAGCGTGAAATTGACGGGCGCCAGTTCTACCTGCGCCTGGCGCAGCGCATCATGCACCTGTTCAGCACCCGCACCTCGTCGGGCATTTTGTATGAAGTCGATGCCCGTCTGCGTCCGTCCGGCGCGGCGGGCATGCTGGTGACCTCAACGGAATCCTTCGCCGATTACCAGAAGAATGAAGCCTGGACGTGGGAGCATCAGGCGCTGGTGCGCGCTCGCGTGGTGTATGGCGATCCGCAGCTCAAAACGCAGTTTGACGTCATCCGTAAGGACGTTATGACGACGGTGCGAGAGGGCGCCACATTACAAACAGAAGTGCGGGAAATGCGTGAGAAAATGCGCGCGCATCTCGGCAATAAACACCGCGATCGCTTTGATATAAAAGCCGACGAGGGCGGGATTACCGATATTGAGTTCATTACCCAGTATCTGGTGCTGCTGCACGCCCACGACAAGCCGAAGCTGACGCGCTGGTCCGATAACGTGCGCATTCTGGAGCTGCTGGCGCAAAATGACATCATGGACGAGCAGGAGGCGCAGGCTTTAACCCGCGCCTACACGACGCTTCGCGATGAGCTTCATCACCTGGCGCTGCAGGAGCAGCCGGGGCACGTGGCGCTGGACTGTTTTGCTCATGAACGTGCTCAGGTAACGGCCAGCTGGCAGAAGTGGCTGGTGGAACCGTGCGTAACAAATCAAGTGTGA
- a CDS encoding CYTH domain-containing protein, with amino-acid sequence MAQEIELKFIVEKDSVDALRQHLHTLSGEHHAPVQLLNIYYETPDSWLRRHDMGLRIRGASGRYEMTMKIAGRVVGGLHQRPEYNIDISKPELELERFPAEVWPDGELPSTLAEQVQPLFSTDFWREKWLVTEGKSRIEIALDLGDVKAGEFQEPICELELELLEGDANDVLKLARRLVNQSGLRQGSLSKAARGYHLAAGNAPRVLRETTILHVAPKASVEQGLEAALELALSQWQYHEELWVRNVKNAKSHVLAAIALVRHTLTLFGGIVPRKASAHLRDLLTQTETLMLSDVSAQTAIYSPQAATAKLALTEFLVTRGWRAFLDAKAETKIAENFKRFADIHLSRHAAELKSTFAYPLGDRYGDQLPRLSRNIDSMLLLSGAYDGVKTQAWLENWQGLKHAIETRQHIEIEHFRNEAISQEPFWLHSGKR; translated from the coding sequence ATGGCACAAGAAATCGAATTAAAGTTTATCGTCGAAAAAGACAGCGTTGACGCACTCCGCCAGCATCTGCATACGCTTTCCGGCGAACACCATGCACCGGTACAACTGCTTAATATCTATTATGAAACGCCAGACAGCTGGCTGCGCCGCCATGATATGGGGCTGCGCATCCGCGGCGCTAGCGGGCGCTACGAGATGACGATGAAAATTGCCGGCCGCGTGGTCGGCGGTTTGCATCAGCGCCCGGAATACAATATCGACATCAGCAAGCCGGAACTTGAGCTGGAACGTTTCCCGGCGGAAGTCTGGCCGGATGGCGAGCTGCCTTCCACGCTGGCGGAACAGGTGCAGCCGCTGTTCAGCACCGATTTCTGGCGCGAGAAATGGCTGGTGACGGAAGGCAAAAGCCGCATCGAAATCGCCCTCGATCTGGGGGACGTGAAGGCGGGTGAGTTCCAGGAGCCGATTTGCGAACTCGAGCTTGAGCTGCTGGAAGGGGACGCAAATGACGTGCTGAAGCTGGCGCGCAGGCTGGTGAACCAGTCCGGACTGCGTCAGGGAAGCCTGAGTAAAGCCGCGCGGGGTTACCATCTGGCCGCCGGAAATGCGCCGCGCGTGCTGAGAGAGACGACCATTTTGCACGTTGCGCCGAAAGCCAGCGTTGAACAGGGTCTGGAAGCCGCGCTGGAGCTGGCGCTTTCTCAGTGGCAATACCATGAAGAGCTGTGGGTGCGAAATGTGAAAAACGCGAAATCCCACGTGCTGGCGGCGATTGCCCTGGTGCGCCATACCCTGACGCTGTTCGGCGGTATTGTTCCTCGCAAAGCGAGCGCTCACTTACGTGACCTGCTGACGCAAACCGAAACGCTGATGCTCTCCGACGTATCGGCGCAAACGGCAATCTACAGCCCGCAAGCCGCGACGGCAAAACTGGCGCTGACCGAGTTTCTGGTGACGCGCGGCTGGCGCGCCTTCCTGGATGCGAAAGCCGAGACCAAAATCGCGGAAAACTTTAAGCGTTTCGCGGATATTCATCTTTCCCGTCATGCCGCCGAGCTGAAGAGCACCTTTGCGTATCCGCTCGGCGATCGGTATGGCGATCAGCTTCCTCGTCTGTCGCGCAACATCGACAGCATGCTGCTGCTTTCCGGCGCTTATGACGGCGTTAAAACCCAGGCCTGGCTGGAAAACTGGCAGGGGCTGAAGCATGCCATTGAGACCCGCCAGCATATTGAGATTGAGCATTTCCGTAACGAGGCCATTTCGCAGGAGCCGTTCTGGCTGCACAGCGGAAAACGTTAA
- a CDS encoding TIGR04211 family SH3 domain-containing protein, with translation MLKLRLIGLTLLAFSAATAVHAEEKRYVSDELNTWVRSGPGDNYRLVGTVNAGEEVTLLQTNADTNYGQVRDSTGRTSWIPLKELSTVPSLRTRVPDLENQVKTLTDKLNNIDGTWNQRTAEMQQKVAQSDGVINGLKEENQKLKNELIVAQKKVNAANLQLDDKQRTIIMQWFMYGGGVLGVGLVLGLVLPHLIPSRKRKDRWMN, from the coding sequence ATGCTTAAATTACGCCTGATTGGACTTACTTTACTCGCTTTTAGCGCCGCAACCGCAGTGCACGCTGAAGAGAAGCGTTACGTTTCTGACGAACTGAACACCTGGGTACGCAGTGGCCCCGGAGATAATTATCGCCTCGTGGGCACGGTGAATGCCGGCGAGGAAGTCACCCTGTTACAGACCAACGCGGACACCAACTATGGCCAGGTTCGCGACAGTACCGGCCGTACGTCCTGGATCCCGCTGAAAGAGCTGAGCACCGTGCCAAGCCTGCGCACGCGCGTTCCCGATCTGGAAAACCAGGTGAAGACCCTGACCGATAAGCTGAACAACATCGACGGCACCTGGAACCAGCGCACCGCTGAAATGCAGCAGAAAGTGGCGCAAAGCGACGGTGTGATTAACGGTCTGAAAGAAGAGAACCAGAAACTGAAAAACGAGCTGATTGTCGCGCAGAAGAAGGTGAATGCCGCCAATCTGCAGCTCGACGACAAACAGCGCACCATCATCATGCAGTGGTTCATGTATGGCGGCGGCGTGCTGGGCGTGGGTCTGGTACTGGGTCTGGTGTTGCCGCATCTGATCCCAAGCCGCAAGCGTAAAGACCGCTGGATGAACTAA
- a CDS encoding multifunctional CCA addition/repair protein yields the protein MKSYLVGGAVRDALLGLPVKDKDWVVVGATPEEMLDAGYQQVGRDFPVFLHPKSREEYALARTERKSGSGYTGFTCYAAPDVTLEQDLLRRDLTINALAQGEDGQIVDAYGGQDDLRNRLLRHVSPAFSEDPLRVLRVARFAARYAHLSFRIADETMALMTAMTEAGELEHLTPERVWKETENALTTRNPQVFFQVLRDCGALKVLFPEIDALFGVPAPAKWHPEIDTGVHTLMTLSMAAMLSPDVDVRFSTLCHDLGKGLTPKEFWPRHHGHGPAGVKLVEGLCQRLRVPNEIRDLAKLVAEFHDLIHTFPILKPATIVKLFDNIDAWRKPQRVEQIALTSEADVRGRTGFEACDYPQGRLLRKAWDVAKAVPTKDVVEAGFKGPEIREELTKRRIQAVSDWKEKHCPQPKD from the coding sequence GTGAAGAGTTATCTTGTCGGTGGTGCGGTACGTGATGCGTTGTTAGGTCTGCCGGTCAAAGATAAAGACTGGGTGGTGGTTGGCGCCACCCCTGAAGAGATGCTCGACGCGGGCTACCAGCAGGTAGGCCGCGATTTTCCCGTGTTCCTGCACCCGAAAAGCCGTGAAGAGTATGCCCTGGCGCGTACCGAGCGGAAATCGGGCTCGGGCTATACGGGCTTCACCTGCTATGCCGCGCCGGACGTCACGCTGGAGCAAGATCTCCTGCGCCGCGATCTCACCATCAACGCGCTGGCGCAGGGCGAGGATGGGCAGATTGTTGACGCCTATGGCGGTCAGGACGATCTGCGCAACCGCCTTTTGCGTCACGTCTCCCCGGCGTTTTCAGAAGATCCGCTCCGCGTGCTCCGCGTGGCGCGCTTTGCCGCGCGTTACGCCCATCTCAGTTTCCGTATTGCCGATGAGACAATGGCGCTGATGACCGCCATGACCGAGGCGGGCGAGCTTGAACATCTGACGCCAGAGCGCGTCTGGAAAGAGACGGAAAATGCCCTCACCACGCGCAACCCGCAGGTCTTTTTCCAGGTCCTGCGCGACTGCGGCGCGCTGAAGGTGCTGTTCCCGGAAATAGACGCGCTGTTCGGCGTGCCTGCTCCGGCAAAATGGCACCCGGAAATTGATACCGGCGTGCACACGTTGATGACTCTGAGCATGGCCGCCATGCTCAGCCCTGACGTGGACGTGCGCTTTTCCACCCTGTGCCACGATCTCGGCAAAGGCCTAACGCCAAAAGAATTCTGGCCTCGCCACCACGGGCACGGCCCGGCAGGGGTGAAGCTGGTCGAGGGGCTGTGCCAGCGTCTGCGCGTGCCGAACGAGATCCGCGATCTGGCGAAACTGGTGGCCGAGTTCCACGATCTGATCCACACCTTCCCGATCCTGAAGCCGGCTACCATCGTTAAGCTTTTCGATAATATCGACGCCTGGCGCAAACCCCAGCGCGTAGAGCAAATCGCGCTCACCAGCGAAGCTGACGTGCGCGGTCGTACCGGTTTTGAAGCGTGCGATTACCCGCAGGGACGTTTACTGCGCAAAGCCTGGGACGTTGCGAAAGCGGTGCCCACGAAGGACGTTGTCGAAGCAGGATTCAAAGGACCGGAAATTCGCGAAGAGCTCACGAAACGGCGAATTCAGGCGGTGTCGGACTGGAAGGAAAAGCATTGCCCTCAGCCGAAAGACTGA